TGCACCCGTTCTGATTCGTCCTCGCCGCTATACTCAAATCCATGCAGCGGATTACCCATCAGACTCCAGAATGTCGTCGTTGGGTCAAGCACAGCAATACGAATATCTGCTGCTCCGGTGCTCATGAGATAGCTCAAACGTCCGGTGTAATCCCCTAACTGCCGGAAATGCTTCCAGTAGGGATTCTGCAAAAATTGAGACGGTGGTGCGTCATGTTTTGCCAGCCCACCAATCGTATAGAAAAAGGCGTGAAAGTTATAAAAATTGGTGCCCATGGCAGCCATGCGATCAATCATCCACTTGGCATCCTGTAGCGTCATGGACCAGCCCACACTGTGAAAACATTCAATCAGATTGCGGCTTCGGCCCAATTGCCGGGCAAGCGAACTGACCATCTTGGGATTGTCACGCATCTTTTGGCCGTATCGTTCCAGAATCCACGATAAGGATCGTCCGATTTTCTCATGTGCTGAATCACCACCTGGCATATGACTGAACAACTGGGTGGTCATCCGTACACCAGGCACTTCAGCCGCATACTGGATTCCTGCTTCCTCACACCAGTCATGCACCTGTTTGTGATAGGACTCCCGGAGAAGCAGATGCAGGGACTGGTAATAGTCATACCGAATCCGATGCGCGTCCGGAACATCACTATATAACAGGGCCGGTAGCGAATCGATCAGACTATAACCACAACGCTCGCTGAAATAACGGGGAAGTTGTGGTGACCAGGGGATACGACCCAGCGGTGCAATCTCATCCGAGAACATGCCTTTGATTACGCTTTCAAATTGATCTCCAACCGCTGACTTATAACGCTCATGTGTCAGTTCAATAAAACGACTCATCGCTTCCTTGTGGCAAGGATCAACAAAGTTGCCATAATATTTGAAATCATCGATCTCCATTTCTTGAAATATAATCAACTCCCAATCACCTGGGGGAACATCCCACAACAAGCGGAACGCTGTTCGGTAGGTGAAGAACCGCTTGCGGTTATACGATGTGAGTCCGGTCTCCTGATAAACCTGATCGGTCTGGATATTGCCGATTTTGCTGTGCAAGTCAATGGATTCATGCCACAACCGTTTGCCCTGTGCATCCTTGGGAATCGCCTTGGCAACCAAGACTCGTCCCCACGGCAATTCCAGATCCATAGCTTCTCCGCCCTGAACCACCAACTGATGATGCATCAGCTGTCGCTGCTTCGCTTCAGGAAAATCAAGGGTCACTTCCCCACCAGCCATCCCGCTTGGATATGGATATTCGTCATATAACCATACCTGCATGCCGTGAGCATCCGCCGCTTCCACTGCAATCCGCACCTTATCAAACCACGCTTCCGACAGATAGGGAATTTGCAGTCCCTGACGTGGACAGATGAAGAATCCGCCTACGCCTTGCGTGGCCATCTCAGCCACCTGCCGCTTAACCTGCTCTTCTTCCATATCCCCGTTCCAGAACCAAAAGGGATGGACCCTGTACTGCGCCTCGGGATTTTCAAAAGCATCCCCGTTCCACATGTTGCCTTCCTCCCTGCGTGTCCAAGAGTGTGTGGTGTCCAGCTTTACCAATAACGTTCATTTAAGTTCATATAGGTTTGTTTCGCTTTGATTATACATCAAAAACCATATTCAGGAAGTCATAATTTCCATAAAGTTGGATGAAATTTGGTTCACGGATCAAGCTATTACAGCGATAAGAAAACCCCGGCTGTTTCCGTTACGCTGAAAGCACGGCTGCCGGGCTCAGGCTTATACGACTAATTCAATGCAGCGTACAGTTCATTAACTTCTTTGACATAATCGTCTCCGCCGTTGTTCTTCCACAGAGCAACAGCATCATCGAACCCTTTCTCATCAATCTGGCCTACGATATATTTGATCCGTGCATCGTTAATGATATTGTCCAGCTGTGGTCCTTTCTGAGCGTAAACATCAGAGATCAGCGGTTCGCCAGGATTGGCAATGACAATCTCTTCGTTGGCTTTCTGCACCTGTGCAACCTTTTCACGGACAGGTGTCTGTTGGACGCGAAGCGTTCTGTCTTCCGGCACAAACATCAAAATCTGATTTAAGCCTTGCAGGTCGCGGAGCGCAAGCTTGTCAGTGCTCGGTATGATGTAGTCTTCTTTTTTCTCATACTGCTTGCCTTCCAGTCCGTTGTACAACAATGCCTGCAACTCCGGTTCATTCAGCTGATCCAGAAAGTTCAGTACCTTCTTCAAGTCTTCTTCCGTTTTGACACTGTTTTTGGAGATCGCAATCAGGCCGGAGTAACCGGACGTTGGCATATCACGTAATCCCTTTGGACCTTCCATCGCTTGCAGCACATCCACACGTCCTGTCGCATTGGGGTCTTTATCGAGTATTTTCTGATCCATCCGCTGCGCATTATCTGCTACATCCACCATGACACCGGCTTGCCCATTCACAAATGGATCAGGAAGTTTCGTTGCATCCATCACGGCAAAGTCCTTGTTCACCAGACCTTCGCTATAGATTTGACGGAAAAATTTCAGGGCTTCCATGTATTCTGGTGTCTCATGCGCCGGGATCAGACCTCCGCTGCCATCATCTCCCCATTTGTTGGGTGCACCAAACCATACCTGCATGTTATCCCACGGGCCCGTGAATTTGCTGGCAACCAGACCGTACGTATCATCCTTGCCGTTACCGTCTGGATCATCCTTCGTGAACGCTTTCAATACATTGTAAAATTCATCAATCGTCTTTGGCTCTTCCAGCCCCAGATTTTCCAGCCAATCTTTGCGAATTGTGACCCCATTACGTCCTAAGGCGCGTGCCCGGTAGATCCCATAGGTTTTGCCATCGATTGACGCATTATTGGTGATGATTTCATTCATCTGGCTCAGATTCGGATAGTCTTTCAGATAAGGACCAAGCTCCCAGAATGCTCCGGTTCGGGCCGCATTAATAAAACTTGGGGACTTCCCTAACACCACCATAATCTGAGGCAGCTTTCCCGAGGCCAGTGAGATGTTGAATTTGTCTTCGTACGAGCTGCTCGGCACCCACTGCAGGTTTACATCCACCTTGGTCAGTTCTTCAAGCTTCTGTATGACCGGGCTGTTCTCCGGCGGATTCTCCGCTTCGAAGTTCGGAAGCATAATGGTAATTTCGTCGGTTCCACCGGCAGCGGTTCCTGAACCTGTTTTATCCGTGGAGCATGCTCCCAGAATTGTACTCAATACCAGTGACGCAGAGAGTAACAGTGCACCTTTTTTGAATCCCGTTTTTTGTCCCATACGTTCTCCCCCTTGGCTTTAGCCTTTGATTGAACCTAACATGACACCTTTGGCAAAATGCTTCTGCAAAAACGGATACACCAGCAAAATCGGAATGGTACCTACAACGATCACCGCCATTTTGATCGACTGCTCTGGTGGCTGTACAAAATTGGGGTCCATGTTTGCCATATCTCCGACACTGGCTTGCGAGAGTAACACGATCTGTCTCAGCATGACTTGTAACGGCCATTTGTCACTGTCGGAAATGTACAGCAGTGCGGAGAAAAAATTGTTCCAGTGGCCTACGGCGTAGAACAAGGCAAACGTGGCAATGACCGGTTTGGATAAAGGCAGAACAATTCGCCACAGCACCCCGAGATCTGAACAGCCGTCGATGCGGGCCGCTTCCTCCAGCCCGGGCGGCATTTGCTGAAAAAAGTTTTTGACAACTATTAAGTTAAAAGCGCTGATCGCGCCAGGAAGCATAAGGGCCCAGTAAGAATCGAGCAGTCCCAGTCCACGAATGACGAGGTACGTTGGAATCATGCCACCGCCAAATAACATCGAGAAAATCACCATGTTCATCATGACGTTACGGCCCCAGAAGTCACTTCTGGATAGTGGATAGGCCATCGTTAGTGTGAAGAACAGATTGACCAGTGTGCCTGCCACCGTGATGAAAATGGAAACACCAATGCTGCGAAAGATCGTGGACGAGGAGAAGATATACTCATACGCGCTGAAGGAAAACACCTTCGGAATGAGGAAAAAACTGCGTTCGGTGATCTCGGCTTCCGTTGCGAAAGAATTCCCTATAATATACAGGAACGGAAGGACGGTTAATATGCCCAGAATCCCCAGCATGACGTAATTGAAGATATCAAATACCTTGCCGGCAGGGCTGTTGTATAGACGGCTGTTCATGGGCGCTCCTCCTTAATAAATTCCGGGATGGCCGAATTTTTTCGCAAGTTTATTACTGCCAAGCACCAGGATAATCCCCACCACAGACTTGAATAGCCCAACAGCGGTACTGTAACTGAATGCACCTTGCGTAATCCCCACCGTGTACACATACGTATCAAATACATCTGCCACATCCCGGTTGAGGGAGTTGGTCATCAGATAGATCTGCTCAAATCCGGTATCCAGGAAGTTCCCCAGTCTGAGAATGAGCAAAATGACTATGGTCGTACGAATGGCTGGAAGTGTGATATGCCACATCCGCCGTAATCGTCCGGCGCCATCCACAATGGAGGCTTCATATTGTTCCGTATCGACACCTGCGAGGGCAGCAAGGAAAATGATTGTGCCCCAACCCATCTCCTTCCACATCATCTGAACAATAATGAGCGGGCGGAACGAACCCGGGCTGGAAAGTACATCAATGGGCTTGCCTGTAATCCAGGCGATCAGGTCGTATAACACCCCGCCCTGTGGGGTCAGGAACACGTACGTGATACTGGCGATAATCACCATGGATACAAAATGGGGTACATAAACCAGCGTTTGAATCGTTCTTTTGAAGAAAGCGACCCGAATTTCATTTAATAACAAGGCTATAATGATCGGTGCCGGAAAAAAGAAGATAAGATCATACAGGGCAAGGACCAATGTATTACGTAATAGTCGGAAGAAGTCCGGGTTGGAGAAAAAGTTCGTAAAGTTCTCTAACCCCACCCAGTTACTCTCCCGGATGCCCAGGAAAGGCTGGTAGTCCTGAAAAGCAATGATGATCCCCCACATGGGCAAGTATTTAAAGATGACAAAGTACAAAAAGCCGGGAAGCACAAGCACATATAACCATTTGTTTCGTTTAATCTGCCTTTTCCAATTGGACTCTCGTCTCATGGGCCTTGTGGCCCTATCCGCTTGGGTGGTTGCAGTGCCGTTGGTATTCCAGTCCGTCTTCCCGTTCATCATGTCTCCCCTTTCTCAACGATGTAAGCGTTATCAATTAACCTGTTATTCAGACTATACAGACGCCTGGTTTCCGGCAACCTTCATTTTTTGCATTGCTACGATATGATGGCCGAAAAGCCCGCTATAACGCCATTTTCACAAGAAATTGCACATAACGTAGCAGGTAGAATTGCACATTTTTGCGGGTTTATCCTTCTTTGTATCACGGTAAAAAAAAGAAAAAACCGACATCAGTTAAAGCTGAATGCCGGTTTGAAATGACAAAGATATAAAAGGTTATTGTCCAAACCATTGATCGCGATACTGACTCGGGGTAACTCCCTCCTGTTTCTTGAAGATCCGATTAAAATAACTGTGCTGATATCCCACAGCCGCCGCAACATCATTAATTTTCATCGTTGTCTCACGTAACAATTGCTTCGCAGCATCCATTCTCACACGTGTCAAATAATCAATAAAATTGATGCCCGATACCTGTTTGAAAGCCTTACTCAGTGCATAGGGTGTCATCTGCTCCTCGTCAGCACAGTTTTCCAGCGAAATGTCGCTGCGGTAATGTGTATCGATATACAACATCGTTCGTTCCACCACCAGTTTCAGCGGTTCCTGCGATCGTACCTCAACCTCTTGTATATACGGTATGAATACCTCATTCATCATCCACTGCCTCATCTGTACAGGTTCACGAATACCGGATAGTTGCTCATACATGTTGTAACCACCAAACAGCTTATAAGGTGTGACACCCGTTTGCAACATCATGTGCTGAATACTGCCGAGCAATTGAAGCATCATCTGTTGCACCTGAAATTCGGTACTGCCCGTCCGCGTAATCTCACTCATGAATTGTTCCAGCACACGTTCTGCTTCGGCTTGTTTGCCCAGCCTGACCGCCTGTAACAACTCCCGTTCCAGCCCAAGTGGATAGGAAGCTGCTTCATTTCTGCGGAAACACGCCTCATCCTCCAGATCGAGAATCTGACTTCCTTCCTCCACACTGCGATAAGCCACGGCCTGTTCCATCTCAACGAATCGTCCGGGCAGTTCCTGAAGTGAAGCTGCTGGGCGACTGATCATCAAGGTCACCTTCATTTTGAGCGTTCGTCCAATGACCTCCACCAGTTCCTGTCCCCATAACAGCGCTTGTGACTTGACAGGTTCATCCTGGGGAGCAATCACAAGCATGGCGGAAGACAAGTCATGAAAGTTCATGACACTGATCTGCCTGAAATAATTTTTCGCAACTTCCTGTGTAATATTCACTGCTGCAAAGGTGACTAATCCCGTGTCCTGGCTTCCAAATCTGCCTTGCAGCTGCTCGTACCCCGTAAAATACATCTGCACCAACAAAAACTGCTGGCCCTCCAACTCAAATCCCAGATGACGCATGCGCTGCTGGAGATCCTGCTCGTTATAGGCATATAGATGCCCCTGTACAAGTTGTAGGACAAAGCTGTCTCGCAGATGGGGGAGCTGCTCCTGCAACTGGCGATGTGCCGTAACACTGCGGGAGGTCAGTTCGTTCCACTGTTGCTCCAGCAGCTCAAACTCATCCAGCTTGGCATCCGTTGGTGTTGTTTCGTTTCTGCCAGGCGTAAGCAGATGGAGCATCCGCGCTACAGGTGAATATATGCGGCGTGAAGCAAACCAGGATAACAATAATCCCAGGATGAGACTGCCTATACTCGCAATGACGATGATTTTGGACACCAGTTTGACTGGCGAAGTGACTGATGTCAAAGGCGCTGCGGAGACGTAAGTCCAGTCTGAATCGATCCGACTCAATGAACCGTATGAGACAGAATAGGTCTGATCCTCATATCGGAACAGGAATGAGCGGTTGCCCGCATGCAGGGCAACTTCTTCTTTTAGCTGCTGCTCAAAAGCAGAAGTCTCTCCCGCCGTTCCCGGATTCCCGGTAACCAGTGTGTTTCCTTCCTGATCCATAAGGAACGTCAAACCTTCGTCATACGGAGTAAGCGTTTTCAATAAACTGGCGACTTTCTCGTTATCCAACGTAATAATCAGTGCACCAAATGGATTAATACTCTCCCCCGGAATCTTATGTACAAGAACCAGTGCATTGCCTGCATCCGTATGCAGTGGACTATCGTTGGTCGAAGGTTCGGTATCTCTGTTGCTACTGGAAACCCAATCTGTCCAGTACACGTGGTTGCCCATAGAAAGGTATCGATCATAGGCTTGTACTTTGGCTTCATCGTTCAATTCGGTATAATCCCGATTAAACAAGATTGGCTTCGGTTCCTGCAAATACAGCTGTGCTGACTTGATCAGTGGATGAGAACCTTGTAATACGTATAAGGTAGTCACAATCTCCTGCGTTTCATTGAAATAATATACAAAATCCAACGTTCGCAAAGCATTGCCAAACCTCGGTTCAAAAGCCCAATGGGATAAGTTCATCTCCAGATAAGCCAGCTGGTCATCCACATTACGTGCCCGGTTCTCAATCTGGTTCTGGTGCATCTGATTGAACTCGGTTTCCATCCGGCCAACAACCTGTTGATACATGACGATACCTGTGATTAGTCCGGGAATGCTGGCAATGAGTAAAATAAGCATGAGGCTGTTTCGATAAAATCGTCCTTTATGCCTTCCAGCCTTCAGATCGGATAACCGCTTGAATCTGCCAAATATTCGATCGCTCCTAGTCGGTTCCATCGCTGCTCACCTGCCTGCTTGCATCGAGTCTGACTGTCATGGAAACTTCCTCAACTCCCCTGAGAATATATGGATGAAATCCTTTTCTTGTATTATACGCACAATCCTCAGGTGAATGAAACGATCTGTAACCGATCATTTTTTTAACCAATGTTTTATTAACATGACAAAATGGATTACAATGAGATATAGCAAACATGAAGGAGGCCTTTTTAATGAAAGAACAGACTTATTTTGAACAAAATAGAGAAAAACACCTGGCAGAACTGAATGAATGGTTGTCCATTCCGAGTATCTCCGCCATTTCAGAGCATAAAGAAGATATTAACCGTGCAGCACAATGGGCAGCAGATGCGCTCACACGTGCAGGTATGGAAAACGTAGAGGTCATTCAAACGGCTGGACATCCGATTGTCTATGCAGATCACCTGCATGCACCCGGCAAACCGACGGCTCTGATCTATGGACACTATGATGTACAACCTGTAGACCCCCTTAACCTGTGGGACACGCCTCCTTTCGAACCGACCGTTCGTGATGGCAAGCTGTATGCCCGTGGTGCAACGGATGACAAAGGACAGATCTTCCTACATATCAAGGCAGTTGAAGCCATTCTCGCCGAAAACAAAGAACTGCCAGTTAACATCAAGTTCTGCATTGAAGGCGAAGAGGAAATCTCCAGCCCGAACCTGCCCATCTATCTGAATGAACATACAGACAAGCTGCGTGCAGATATGGTACTGATCTCGGATACGTCCTTGCTTGAAAAAGGTAAACCGGCAATCTCCACAGGCCTGCGCGGCTTATGCTCTATGCATGTGGATCTCAATACAGCCAATACCGACTTGCACTCCGGATCATTTGGCGGCGGTGTACCCAACGCACTGCACGCACTCGTATCCTTGCTCGCTTCGTTGCATGATGAGCAAGGACGTGTAAGCGTAGATGGTTTCTACGACGGCGTTCTGCCACTATCTCCTGAGATGAGAGAAGAATTTGTAAAACAGGGCTTCAATGAAGAACAGCTTCGTCAAGACCTCGGGCTGGAGCAATTGTACGGTGAAGAAGGTTACTCGTTCGTGGAACGTGTCGGCGCTCGTCCAACATTGGAACTGAACGGCGTATGGGGTGGTTTCCAAGGCGAAGGTAGCAAAACGGTTATTCCGAAGGAAGCTCATGCCAAAATCACCTGCCGCCTCGTGGCGGATCAAGATCCACAACATGTATTGGACCGTATCGAAGCACATCTGCGCGCTCACGTTCAACCGGGTGCAACGCTGCATGTGAAACAGATCGAAAAAGCTTTTGCTTTCAACACTGATCCTTCCAATCCAATTCTGCAAAAAGCAGCAGATGCATATGAGCACGTGTATGGCGTTCGTGCCCTCTTTACCAAAGATGGCGGCTCCATTCCGATTGTTGAAAAACTCTCACGTGTACTCGAAATCCCTGCTGTCATGATGGGCTTTGGCTTGCCGGATGAGAATCTGCATGCTCCGAACGAGCACTTCAACCTGGAGAACTTTGATAAAGGGTTGTTGACGATTGTTCAGTTTTTGAAGAGTTTGTAATAGTTCGGACTCGTCGTGTTTAAAACCAGTTCATGAGGGCGTGCTGAGTGGACGTTCCGGTGCCGAATCGTTCTTTAGATCGCTGTTATCGTCGGATTTTTTGGATTCCCCTTCTCAAAGGGTAAAATCCGACGATAAAGGCGAACGCTCCGCTTCTTCAGAATCGATTTCGTCCCCTCCACTACGTTGCAGCTTCTCGCATGACTGATTTTAAGATTGAGCTAACTATTGAATGGTTAGTGTAATTAGGAGAACAAAAGGACGGCCTTCGGGTCGTTTTTTTGTTATTTATTTTGTTTCTTTATTCTTTATTCTTTGTTTTTTTTCTTTGTTCTTTGGTTCTTTGTTCTTTGGTTCTTTGGTGACGTTGTAGTTTTTTCATGGCTGCTTCTTATGATGGAGACGATGGAGGCTTACTTTTAAATGGGTTAGTGTATCAGAGGTAACAACATGGCAGCCCTATAGGACGTTTCTTTGATTTTGTCTCGATCATTACGTACAGCTTGCTTTATCATGGCTGCTTCGAAGGAATGGGTCTGACTATGATGGGTTAGTGTGATAGATAACCCAAACGATGGGCTGCTGAACACTTTTTAGATTTTTTTCTCGATAAGTTCGTTATCGTTCTTCCTATGACTGATTTTATAGACGGGGTCTCGATCTTAATGGTTTAGTGTATTAGAGATAACATACGCGACCTTATAGTCTTTTTTTTATTCGGTCTCCTTAACTAGATTTCAGCTTTTACCGTGGTTGCTTTATTGTGACTGGTTTTAGACGACGGCTAACTTTTAAGGGTTTTGATAGAGACAAGACAAGAGGTGGCCTTTGGAGGTTTGTTTGAATCTTGATATTCAATATTTAGAATGCACCCTTATGGAGTATGATGTGGATCGGGTAACGGAGATGTTGATAGCTACAGAGGTATTTCTGGATGGGGGATCTTTCGGGATTCCTGCGTTTTGACTAGCTTATATTCAGGACTTCGCTGCGGGGCTTTTGCCATGAGTGTTCACCTGCTGTTGCGCCCCAGCAAGCTAATCCAAAATGATGAGGTGAATGTTGTGTCTGCTTCTCACCTGACCAAAAATGCGCTGGCTCACTCGCTTAAATCACTGATGGAGCATACTCCACTGAACAAAATTACGGTCAAACATCTGGTTGATCATTGCGGCGTGAACAGGCAAACCTTTTATTATCATTTTCAGGATATTTACGCACTGCTTGGGTGGATCTATCAGACTGAAGCGGTGGAGAGCCTTACGGAGTACCGAAGCTACAGCACATGGACGGACGGATTCTATAAAATCTTTTGCTACATCGAGAGCAACAAAACGTTTTGCTGCAACACACTCGACTCGCTCGGGCGCACCCACTTGGATGTATATCTCTATGAAGTAACCCATGATCTGATCATGGGTGTTATTGATGAACTGGCCTGTGGGATTAAGGTCCGCGGTGAAGACAAAGAGTTTGTCGCCAACTTCTATACCCTTGCTTTCACTGGGCTAGTCATTCAGTGGATGAGAGGTGACATGCAAGAACCGCCAAAACAGATTATTGAGAAGCTCAGTGAGCTAATCGAAGGCAATGTCCTGAGGGCACTGCACAGATATGAGAATAAGCTACCATCCACTTAAGGATGCGCGGCTTTTTTTCACATGTGATCTAAGCCTAGGTTTTTGACACTTTTCCAAAAGTGACCAAAAATTGGACACTCCCGTTCTTTTGATCATACCTTACGGAACCTGCAAGGTTTACATTAGGGATGTGATTACAGTAACTTTTGGAGGCGAATGATCGTGAAGAAAGAACACGGTAATAAGCAGGTCTATTTTGTAGGCGGCGGCATTGCATCTTTGGCGGGTGCAGCTTATCTGGTTAGAGATTGTGGCTTTCCTGGAGAACACATTCACATTATCGAAGAAATGCC
This Paenibacillus xylanexedens DNA region includes the following protein-coding sequences:
- a CDS encoding AraC family transcriptional regulator; this encodes MEPTRSDRIFGRFKRLSDLKAGRHKGRFYRNSLMLILLIASIPGLITGIVMYQQVVGRMETEFNQMHQNQIENRARNVDDQLAYLEMNLSHWAFEPRFGNALRTLDFVYYFNETQEIVTTLYVLQGSHPLIKSAQLYLQEPKPILFNRDYTELNDEAKVQAYDRYLSMGNHVYWTDWVSSSNRDTEPSTNDSPLHTDAGNALVLVHKIPGESINPFGALIITLDNEKVASLLKTLTPYDEGLTFLMDQEGNTLVTGNPGTAGETSAFEQQLKEEVALHAGNRSFLFRYEDQTYSVSYGSLSRIDSDWTYVSAAPLTSVTSPVKLVSKIIVIASIGSLILGLLLSWFASRRIYSPVARMLHLLTPGRNETTPTDAKLDEFELLEQQWNELTSRSVTAHRQLQEQLPHLRDSFVLQLVQGHLYAYNEQDLQQRMRHLGFELEGQQFLLVQMYFTGYEQLQGRFGSQDTGLVTFAAVNITQEVAKNYFRQISVMNFHDLSSAMLVIAPQDEPVKSQALLWGQELVEVIGRTLKMKVTLMISRPAASLQELPGRFVEMEQAVAYRSVEEGSQILDLEDEACFRRNEAASYPLGLERELLQAVRLGKQAEAERVLEQFMSEITRTGSTEFQVQQMMLQLLGSIQHMMLQTGVTPYKLFGGYNMYEQLSGIREPVQMRQWMMNEVFIPYIQEVEVRSQEPLKLVVERTMLYIDTHYRSDISLENCADEEQMTPYALSKAFKQVSGINFIDYLTRVRMDAAKQLLRETTMKINDVAAAVGYQHSYFNRIFKKQEGVTPSQYRDQWFGQ
- a CDS encoding carbohydrate ABC transporter permease, with protein sequence MNSRLYNSPAGKVFDIFNYVMLGILGILTVLPFLYIIGNSFATEAEITERSFFLIPKVFSFSAYEYIFSSSTIFRSIGVSIFITVAGTLVNLFFTLTMAYPLSRSDFWGRNVMMNMVIFSMLFGGGMIPTYLVIRGLGLLDSYWALMLPGAISAFNLIVVKNFFQQMPPGLEEAARIDGCSDLGVLWRIVLPLSKPVIATFALFYAVGHWNNFFSALLYISDSDKWPLQVMLRQIVLLSQASVGDMANMDPNFVQPPEQSIKMAVIVVGTIPILLVYPFLQKHFAKGVMLGSIKG
- a CDS encoding dipeptidase; amino-acid sequence: MKEQTYFEQNREKHLAELNEWLSIPSISAISEHKEDINRAAQWAADALTRAGMENVEVIQTAGHPIVYADHLHAPGKPTALIYGHYDVQPVDPLNLWDTPPFEPTVRDGKLYARGATDDKGQIFLHIKAVEAILAENKELPVNIKFCIEGEEEISSPNLPIYLNEHTDKLRADMVLISDTSLLEKGKPAISTGLRGLCSMHVDLNTANTDLHSGSFGGGVPNALHALVSLLASLHDEQGRVSVDGFYDGVLPLSPEMREEFVKQGFNEEQLRQDLGLEQLYGEEGYSFVERVGARPTLELNGVWGGFQGEGSKTVIPKEAHAKITCRLVADQDPQHVLDRIEAHLRAHVQPGATLHVKQIEKAFAFNTDPSNPILQKAADAYEHVYGVRALFTKDGGSIPIVEKLSRVLEIPAVMMGFGLPDENLHAPNEHFNLENFDKGLLTIVQFLKSL
- a CDS encoding ABC transporter permease, with the protein product MMNGKTDWNTNGTATTQADRATRPMRRESNWKRQIKRNKWLYVLVLPGFLYFVIFKYLPMWGIIIAFQDYQPFLGIRESNWVGLENFTNFFSNPDFFRLLRNTLVLALYDLIFFFPAPIIIALLLNEIRVAFFKRTIQTLVYVPHFVSMVIIASITYVFLTPQGGVLYDLIAWITGKPIDVLSSPGSFRPLIIVQMMWKEMGWGTIIFLAALAGVDTEQYEASIVDGAGRLRRMWHITLPAIRTTIVILLILRLGNFLDTGFEQIYLMTNSLNRDVADVFDTYVYTVGITQGAFSYSTAVGLFKSVVGIILVLGSNKLAKKFGHPGIY
- a CDS encoding extracellular solute-binding protein, with amino-acid sequence MGQKTGFKKGALLLSASLVLSTILGACSTDKTGSGTAAGGTDEITIMLPNFEAENPPENSPVIQKLEELTKVDVNLQWVPSSSYEDKFNISLASGKLPQIMVVLGKSPSFINAARTGAFWELGPYLKDYPNLSQMNEIITNNASIDGKTYGIYRARALGRNGVTIRKDWLENLGLEEPKTIDEFYNVLKAFTKDDPDGNGKDDTYGLVASKFTGPWDNMQVWFGAPNKWGDDGSGGLIPAHETPEYMEALKFFRQIYSEGLVNKDFAVMDATKLPDPFVNGQAGVMVDVADNAQRMDQKILDKDPNATGRVDVLQAMEGPKGLRDMPTSGYSGLIAISKNSVKTEEDLKKVLNFLDQLNEPELQALLYNGLEGKQYEKKEDYIIPSTDKLALRDLQGLNQILMFVPEDRTLRVQQTPVREKVAQVQKANEEIVIANPGEPLISDVYAQKGPQLDNIINDARIKYIVGQIDEKGFDDAVALWKNNGGDDYVKEVNELYAALN
- a CDS encoding TetR/AcrR family transcriptional regulator; translation: MTSLYSGLRCGAFAMSVHLLLRPSKLIQNDEVNVVSASHLTKNALAHSLKSLMEHTPLNKITVKHLVDHCGVNRQTFYYHFQDIYALLGWIYQTEAVESLTEYRSYSTWTDGFYKIFCYIESNKTFCCNTLDSLGRTHLDVYLYEVTHDLIMGVIDELACGIKVRGEDKEFVANFYTLAFTGLVIQWMRGDMQEPPKQIIEKLSELIEGNVLRALHRYENKLPST